The window gtgctgggattataggcatgagccaccatgcctggccctggaaattcttttttttttttacagaaaagatctcgctatgttgcccaggctggtcttgaactcctgggctcaagcaattctcctgcctcagccttccaaaatgctgggattacaggtatcagctACTGTGCCCCTGGCCATAAgacttttttttcgagacagggtctcgctctcatcactcaggctggagtgtggtggcgcagtcacaactcactgcaccctccatcttctgggctcaagcaatcctcccaccttagcctgctgagtagcttggactacagacatgcaccaccatgcctggctaacaagatctcgctatgttgctcaggctggtctccaactcctgagctcaagggatctgctcaccttggccttccagaattctgggattacaatgagccactgtgcccggcccataaaGTCTTTTTGATGCACAGATAATTAACAGATATGGAGGATCTTAATCAATTAATAGTTTTGACCTAATACAGCTTAACAGCAACAACTGCCAAAATTTGAGGTCTTACTATGTGCACTTTACCTGAATCGATCCTCACACCCTATGAGGTATTATTATCCCtgcttttcagatgaagaaactgaggtttacaaagctagtaagtggcagagccacgAGATTTAAACTAGGTTTGACACCAGTGCCCATTCTCTTCACCACTACCATTTGGGAGAACTGTCCTTCCGGGACAAGGAAGGATAGTCCTCTGCTTTACCCAGAATTAGCAAAGGTTCTGATTGACTTGATAAGGTAGTCTCAATTGATTTGGATGATAGGACTTTGAGGAGGGAAAGGTGATAAAGCATATACTTGATCATTttgcttgtttctgtttttctccttgtgTGTCCAATACCATTATTGCATACAAAAATAAGTAAGGGGTGGGCAGTAGGGTTGAGGGAATATGGGTTCGTGGGAGGGGGAGATGAagcaaggaagggaaaagaatataGATGTGGTTGTAAtttccctttttctccattttttttccttacgCAGATAGACAGAAACCAGAGGTAATGGCCACTTCATCCACATGAGGAGATGTCAGTATCTCAACCTCTCTTGCCCTTTCAATCCTAGCACCCACTagatatttttagtacagaaaaacaaaactggaaaacaCATTGTTTGGTCTTGTGTTTCTTTACAGAGGTACCTGAGGGAGGAGAGACATAAATCTCTTCATCCCTAAGACTGAACTGTGTAACTAGCAGCCTCTGGCTTGTTTTCTACTCCCTGTCCCTCAGGATAAAATGTTGATAttgctcattttcctcatttccaaCATTGTTTTAAAACAAGTACTTCTTTTACAGGCttgaaaaatctcaaataaacgCTAAGAAAAGGGAGTAGGAAGAACAAGGAGTTGAGCCCTTGAAAGATGACAGTGGTCTTCTTGCCTTCATAATGCTTGGCCCTCTCTCCTCAAAAGGGCAATGTTGGTACAAAATTCCATCTCAGCCACATTCGAGGAGTTATCTTCATTAGCTATATCCATCCTTTAATCCAACACACACCTGCAATGATTACTGTGCaactattttgctttttatttgaaaaaaatgtatttaaaagtccaacaactttttaatataaattatgacTCTCAAACCTATTCCCATCACTTTATTAGTGATGGTAGCATACGTATTAGAGAAGGTAGCTAAAGGCAAGAGAGCACCAAAGGAAAAAGACTGTGTCCAAAGAACAGGTATTAGAATGAGGCCGAAGATCATGGTGACCAGAGATTTCCAGGAGTCTCTAACCTTTCTACCCTATCCTGTTAACCCTTTAGATCTCTAGTATAACACTCAGGCTACTGAGGTATTTTAGGGCAACAAGCTGGGTTACTTTCAGAGCAACCAGCTTGACTGGAACTGAGAGTAAATTGGGAATGTATGACCAATCTTAGACCCTGAAAAATGGcagaaaatacatggaaatttgaagaaaaaaaaaatagaacctcAGTCACTGTTCTGTAGGGATAAGCAAACTGAATGGGTGGTAGAATTAGCAGAATGGATACCAGTTCCTACATTCCTGACCCCACTACCATAAAACAGGATGTTTCCTGTTGCAAAGCTAATGAGACCCCACCCTTCTTGTCTCAGAGCAGGCAGGAGCTCATCTGTCTTGTTCTGCCTTCCTAATTACCCTGGAAGGGCCAGAATGAAGAAGACCTGAGAATACTGAAAGTGCCTAAAGACCCCTGCTCCTATGTTGTTTTCCCATCTAAAGCAGACTCTTCAGCCAGGGGGGCAGTGGGACCTGGTCTTCAGACAAAACTCCCTGAGTCTAATGTGTGTCTAGGACTAGGGCACAGAAATAGAGCTTAAAATTTGGGGAGGATAAGGATTATATCTACTGcttctctctcccctttccccaaTCCTACCATACCCTGTTCATATCTCTACACTACAGGAACCACTTCTCCAGAGGGCGAGAATGGAGGAGCACGGGACCTGTCCATCATAGCAACATGCGAGCACAGGCAAAACACTGAATAAAGAATTGTTTGGAGATTATGTGCAGCCCTATTGAGCCTCATTTATATGGGCTCCTAGTTCATCCATGGCTCGGGCTTAAGATGAGTAACGTGATGAGGGTAGCGTGCCAAGCAGAAATCACTTCAGAGAAAAATATCTTGACTTTAGAGTTGTGGTTCTCAAATGGAGGCGATTTTGCCCCCTAGGAGAAATTTGGCAATGtatagagacatttttggttgtcataactagggtgggccagggatgctgctaaatatcctgtAATGCACAAAACAGGAAACAGGTTTTCCTTACAAAGAACActtcagcccaaaatgtcaaagGCATCTCGGTTGTGAAAACTTGTTCTAGATAGAGCCTCTCCCTGCTCCCGTGCTGTGAGGATCTTAAGACTCCTAAACTCATAGATGATTGTTTTCAACCTATTTATCTCACCATCCTCAGTGATCAGAAGTCCACCTTGAGATGGACTTACTCCTAGTTCTGCCACATTCTGGGTTTCTCTCCAgacccctcttcctcctctcacctGGGCCAGCAGGGAGGATGGCAGAGGGCAGGAAAGATGCCCCAAGACTTAAATGGAATGTCATCAGGTGAAGAGCTACCTCTTACCTTAACTCTTATTCGGTGGGAAACAAGGTTCCCAATAGGGATAGAGTTAAGGGCGGAGGCAACAGCAGGATGAGGATAATTAAGAGAAcctgaattaaatttttaatattttaaaaaaggaaagttgcTGGGAAGCTGGTAAACAGAAACAGAAGATTAGAGGGCTAACTAGAGAAAGAGACACTGATATTAGCAGAGAGATACTGAGGGGCTATGAGCCTAAGGTTTGAAATCTAAAGATAAAGAGTGGAAAAGGGAGTAGGCACCCCCACCAGCCCCTGCTTTACATCTGCTTTAGTTCATTCCacgaggaaggaggagaagggcaGGGAGGTAGGTAGGGAGCTTCTCAGCAAAGCCAGCTTCAGCTTTGATAATCTCACCCACCTACCCCATTTAAGGAGTTCCAGGTTAAGAGTTTAAAAACAGGTGGCACCCAGACCATCATTCAGGAGACAAGAACTCAATCCAGGTTCCTAGAGAACTCCTATCTCAGATCTGAGGGTTTCCAGGGCTTCAGATGAGCTCCTCTGGCTAACCAGTAGTCACTTGATCAGTCCTGCTGCCATGACCCCATCTCCAGGAGGGGCTATAGCCAGAGGGAGTAGAGGGAGTCCAGCCCCCAAGCCTTGTGAGGCACTGTTAGGCAGATAGGGAAAAAAGGGGACCTTAGATCACTGGTTCAAGGAGGGATCTGGTAGGGGCAGCATTTCTTCTGGGCTGGAAACAGAATGGGGGTTTCAAGATGGCAgaacctgaaataaaaaaaagtttttcttaaagATTAGCCTCAAAGAAAACCAAGGCTTTAGGAAGAAGGCACTACCTAGTGCAGACTTTAAGCTACTTCCACAGTGTGTTCTTTACTTCTTCCTGCACAACACCCTCTCAGTCTTTCTATatcctacattctttttttttttgaggcggaatctcgctctgttgccccggctggagtgcagtggcgccatctaggctcactgcaacctccgcctcccgagttcgagttcaagtgattctcctgcctcagccgcctgagtaactgggattacaggcgtgtgccatcatgcctggctaatttttgtacttttagtagagaccatgttggccagcctggtctcaaactcctgacctcaagtaatctgctgaccttggcctcccaaagtgctgggattataggtgttagccaccatgcccggcctagatcCTACATTCTTGAATCTTCTCTTCTAATTCCTCCCTATCtcccattcttttttatattttgagatcgagtctcactctgtcacacaggctggagtgcagtggcgcaatctcagctcactgtaacctccgcctcccgggttcaagcaattctcatgcctcagcctcccaggtagatgggactacaggagtatgccactgtgcccggctaatttttgtattttttggtagagacagggttttgcctcgttggccaggctggtcttgaactcctggcctcaagtgatccacccatctcggcctcccaaagtgctgggattacaggcatgagccaccacgcccggccacacctCCCTTTCTTGCATAAGATCAGGGTTCTGAGTCAGGGTATCAGATTGTGCTGTTATGGGGGTTGAGGTGTTGGATGGGTTTCTCTAATCACTCACCATTCCATTATTGGAGCTATAAGCCCCTAGAATTGCTCCATGGCCTATCTCGGTTTCCCTTGGATCTCATCTGCTCCTGAACTGCACCTGTCTGTGAAAAAACAGATGTGAAACACCTTCCTAAGTCTACAGTAAGAATTCTACTTTGTGCCCTCCAGGGAAGAGGTTGACGCCATCTCCTTGACAATAGCAGCCATCTACTAAACGCCATTCCTCCTAGGGGAGTCTCAATGCCTCTTTTCACACTGGCCTTCATGAGGATGAGGTAAAATGGGTCTTTTACTAATAACATTCCCTCACAATGGATTCTCCCTATATATCTGAGTTTCAGGATCTGGGAAAAGACTATCTCTAGGCCCATTTCCCTTATTTTGGGAACAGAAGTGCATCTTAGACATTATTTAGGACGAAGGTGCTCAGCTTTTTTCCTGTCTCAACATTCCTAAATATATGATTTACTGTGGCACTGAGATAGCAGTTCTTAATTAGGAGAAGGGAGGGTTATAAGTTTTTGGAAAAAGCCCTCTAACTATTAAGATATATATACCCCCTACCCCAATGAAGAACAATCTGCTAAGGTGTAAAGATAAGAGAACCTAGGCCCAGACACCTAAAATGTCAGGTCTCGGGTTTCCACAACTGGTGACCAGGACTAGAATCCCAGGTTTTTACTTCCCCATTGAGTATTTTCGTATGTCCCTAGCTTGAACTTTCAAAAAGAGGGAATGGTTATAGACCTCACCCCTGTTATCAACCTCTCCCCATTTCCTTGTTACCATGGCAAGTCCATCTCCGGCCCCCATCTCCCCTGAGCCAATGTGAGTCAGGTGGACAAAATTCATTGGTTCCCCAATCATGGTCCGGTCAATCcgtcttctcttcttcttctgcttGGAGAAGATAAGGAGTCATGTCTTAAGGCCCCTCCTCCAGTCATCATGGAGGAAGGGAAAAGAGTCTTCAAAACCACTAAAAAGCTAAGGGCCTGGTGGGAAGAGGGGATGTGGCATTTTAACAGGGAAATCACTAGGGCATGAAAGGCAAAGCTGGAACAACAAAAGCACACAGAAGACATGAACCAGAGTAGTGAGGGCAGTGGCCTGCAGAGTGAACACTGGATGAAGAAAGGACACGTCAAAGTCACCTCTGACTGATGACGAAATAATGGGGAAAACTGACAGGTATGCAGCTCCACCTACAAACCCCACCCAGCCCAGAATGGACAGGAACAGGGGGTAATAGCTAGGACTATTCACTTCTTCTATCACCCAGTCCCCTTTATTCCACATATACAGCTGCCTGACCATAGATGCTCCTGACAGAGGGAGGCAAGAAGTGTGCTTTTTAGATGGCAGATCCTAGATGGTGTGGCTACGTCACAGCACACGGTAACTGACTGCTCTTTGGGttaggatgggggtggggagactCACCGGCTGGGGTTTCTCTACCACACAGCAGCCCAGTTTGTGCCAAAATTCACTCATGTTCCCTGATGGTTCCAGCTTCACTCCTCTTTCTGAGGCCCCAAAGGGCTCTTTCTCTGGTGTTTGGACGACCCACTCCTCACTCTCCCCAGATACACCACCACCCTGGGTTCACTCAGCTGGATGGGTCCAGAGAAAGTGGAATCCCTGGAACCTTTAACTGAGCAGTGAAGGTCAGTGTCTCAGAGCCTGAGAGATGAACAGGACCAGAGAGAGAGGTGAGCAGGCAGGCACAAGGTTATGTCTTCCTCAGACTCGGAACCCTGGAttagaagaaagtaaaaagaaagatcaGTGAGAaatctccccctcccccaatccTTGAGAAACCTCCTGATGAGCCTATATCTTCCCAGTCCTCCCTGAGAGGCCCTAGACCTGTACACCAACACTCGTTCCCAAACACTATGAACCTCAGTTTCACTCTAAGAAAAAGGAACAGAACCAAAAGGACACCAAGGGGTTAAGGAGCAGTGGCTGGTGGTAccaagggagaggaagggggctAGAAGCACTTAGAGTTAAGAGGATGGACGAGGACCAAAGGATAGTGGCAGAAATTAGCAAAGCTTGGGGTGATACAAGCTCCAGCTcccttctctctgagtttagggcagaaggggaagggcatTTAAGTGACTCTGAAGAGGAAATAGTGGTTTTTTGTTCTCACAAACAAGGTCTCCACCCTGTCCCTGCCTTTTTTCTTACCTTGCCCTGAATGCCTAGAGTTTCTTTAAGAACAGGAGAGCCCTGGACCACTGAGGTCCTAGGAGACTAACTGGCCGGTTGGCCCTCAGGAAAGACTTTCTACAATGAGGAGTTTCTTCCCTCTCTGTTTGCTGCCCTATTCCTCCTGATTTCCCTCCAGTGAAATCCAATCCCTCCCAGAAGCCAGTTAGCAGTTCCTTTATTACCTGACCTTGAGATCCTTCCTGAAAGCTGTGTACATTCTGTTTATCTGTGTCctgtatcactgcactcctgtGTGTACACCTCTGTTTGCACATGCATGGCATGGCCATATCTCCACGTGTGTCCAGTACAGATCATCTGTGTACAGGTTGTGGGTACATGTGCCAGGTATCTTCTGTCCCATGAGGAATATTTTCCCCACCATCCACATGTCTTATCTGCCACTCTGCTCTGCCTCACACCCTATAGGGCCCAGGCTCCCCTCCAGCTGTGAccttttctcccctccctcctcaccaATTCTATCCTCAAGCTTCATCAGCCAACCAGACACAAGGAACTTTCCAACAGTACTAGTGTCCAAGGAAGAACTTCCTCCCTTCTCACTACTGCCAGCCAGGGTAGGACACACCTGGGTTTCTTCTTAGactcatttgcatttccccagtCCTATAGTACAGACAACCTCAAAGATTCCAAAAAGGGCAgtttcataaatatgacactatAACATGAACAGGAATCTCCCTTTCTTGCAGGCCGGGAACCCTGATGCTTTGGCACCCTAGACTGATTTAAAAACAAgagataggccgggcgtggtggctcacgcctgtaatcccagcactttgggaggccaaggcaggtggatcacctgaggtcaggagttccagaccagcctggccaacatggtgaaaccccttctctgctaaaaatacaaaagattagctgggcgtggtggcggacgcctgtaatcccagctacttgggaggctgaggcaggagaatcgcttgaaccggaggttgcagtgagccgagatcgccgttgcagtgagccgagatcgccattgcactccagcctgggcaacaagagcaaaactccgcctcaaaaacaaacaaacaaaaaaaagagatagcagggtgtggtagcatgcgcctgtcatcccagctactggggaggctgaggcaggaggatcacttgagcccaagagttggaggctacagtgagccatgtttgcaccactgcactccagcctgggtgacaggacaagaccctgtctcaaatacaaaacacacacacacacacacacacacagaggtttttttttttttaacagccttgagatgagatcacacaAACACTCAAATATAGCTTCTAGGGGAGcggagaacccaggaggctgggctTTCTCTTACTTCCCTTCTCACCACTGGAAGGGAGGAGTAACCAGAAGGAGCGGAAGCTAAAACACGCTGTCCAGAGAGGGGAGCTGTGGCCAGTGGAACGTCAATGAGTCAGTCATAGGGTTTGTcctgatggtggtggtggcaggtggTAAGGGTTGGGGGGAAATGAAGAATTAGAGGAAACCCCCAATACCAGCAGGCAGGCTGTACTGTGACTGGACTCTCCCTCAACATCCCCCACCCTGCTCAAAGCTGAGGGACAGAGGTGGATAGTgctgggagggaagaggagaagagagggggaggagaaggagagggaaaggggcAGTGGAGAGAACAAggccatttctgtttcttttccagGGACCTGACCAGAGCAGGGTGGAGGGAAAGCGTGTGTGTGGGACTTGGCATGAAATGACCAATGATGACGAGAAGTGACCAGGAAATTCCATTCCCTAGGACATTAGGGTCTCTGAAACTTGAGGGTGGGGTCAGAGTGTGAAGAAGACAGGTCAGGGTGAATGTTATGGTAGCGCAGGGCAGTGGGGGATGGGAACAAAGCCAGAAAAGGAAGAGCCCCTGGCGGCCACTCTTCTTTAAagcagccagaagagagtgggttgAGGAAAAATGAAGTCCTGAGCTGGTCAGCCCAGGCGGAAGAGCCACCCGAATCCAACCCCACAGTGAATAGGGAAGGGGCTGAGAAAACAACAGGAGGGATGAGGATTAGACCTCATAAGGCCACGTCCTGAGAGCCAAGTGGTGCTCAGAACACGGCCTCTCTGAGTTCCAAATGGCAAGAGTGAAATATGGAACCGGGAaagccaccccccacccccaccaagatCACACTAGGACTTGAGGGTCTCAGAGCTGTTGGGAGGTGAGCAGAAGGGATGGGAAAGAGGTGCCAGGGAGGAAGGATGTACAGGCTAGTTCTCTGGTCCTGTTCGGGCCCCAAACCGGTTCTCCCGGTCCCCCCGCCTCTGGCCCTAAGGCCTCCAACCCGCGGCCTGACAAGCCCTCACATGAAGCagctggagagaaagaaagaatcgaGAGAATGGCATGGGCAATTCTGGCTAGAAGCCCGGGGCAGCAGCTGGTCCCTGTGTGGAGACCCCGAGACATGGAGGGCTGCTGAGGGACTCTGGAGAAGCGGAGTGGACTCCATATTTCAGCCAAGTGACAGGCCCAACACCAACCTTCCCCTTCCCCAGGAAAGGTCTTCTGGGGGCTTAAGAGGAAAGAGGGCTAGGCCCTAAGCCTCCCCTCCCCAAATATATTCAATCACACAGATTCCATATCTGTCTCCCCCAACTACCCAACTCTACCCAGAAGTTCTCTGCTCTTCCCAACCCTTAACCGGATTGGGACCTCTCTGGGAATCTTTCAGaccctctccctcccacctcccccaacaTTCcagttccttcttttccttctactCTTCAGCGGCCTCAGCCTGCGCACCCCAGGAGCGTGGATGAGGACGGCCACCCCGGGCGCGCACCCCTTTCCCACCACCCCAGCATCTCTGCAGCCCAGGACACCCGCCTCCCCCACACCTCGCATCCGGTGTGTCTCTTCCTGGCCCTGCCGGCGCGGCGGGCGGGCCAGGGGACCAACTGCACGGCCTCACCTGCTCTTCTCCACCATCCAGACGTTCAGCTACAGCTGGTGGGGGTGAGGGACTCTGCTCAGTGGCCGCCAGTGTAGGCTTCCTGGGCTAGCTCTGCGGCGCGGTGGGGGAGCCGAGGACGAGCCGGCAGAGGTGGGGCCGGCTGAAGGCGGAAGCGGCGGCGACGCGATTACGAAACCCGTCCGGCTCCGAGCCGAGCGCACAGCTCCCCTCTGGACTGCGGAGGCACTGCACTGTGCGGGACGTGGGAGGG of the Symphalangus syndactylus isolate Jambi chromosome 12, NHGRI_mSymSyn1-v2.1_pri, whole genome shotgun sequence genome contains:
- the CDC42SE1 gene encoding CDC42 small effector protein 1, with the translated sequence MSEFWHKLGCCVVEKPQPKKKRRRIDRTMIGEPMNFVHLTHIGSGEMGAGDGLAMTGAVQEQMRSKGNRDRPWSNSRGL